One Pogoniulus pusillus isolate bPogPus1 chromosome 22, bPogPus1.pri, whole genome shotgun sequence DNA segment encodes these proteins:
- the LOC135185161 gene encoding cytochrome b-c1 complex subunit 8 — translation MGLHFGNLARVRHVITYSLSPFEQRAMPSFISHGVPNVLRRFSSQVLKVVPPFVAAYLLYSWGTQEFERLKRKNPADYENDQ, via the exons ATGGGGCTGCACTTCGGCAACCTGGCGCGGGTGCGCCATGTCATCACCTACAGCCTCTCGCCCTTCGAGCAGCGCGCCATGCCCAGCTTCATCTCGCACGGCGTGCCCAACGTCCTGCGCCGCTTCAGCTCCCAGGTGCTCAAGGTCGTGCCCC CTTTTGTGGCAGCCTACCTCCTGTACTCCTGGGGCACGCAGGAGTTCGAGAGACTGAAGAGAAAGAACCCTGCTGACTACGAAAACGACCAGTGA